The following DNA comes from Hordeum vulgare subsp. vulgare chromosome 3H, MorexV3_pseudomolecules_assembly, whole genome shotgun sequence.
aaaaagaaaatggaaaattAAGATATCCTAGAAAAAGATCTTTGTTGTGATGACGCAGATCTCACTACGCAGGAATTTTTCTCCAAAGTCATGTGTTAAAACTTAAAAGTCACGAAGCTACAGGGATGCATGTGTTCCTCCAAGCATCGGGTCTCACCCTCTTCGCCTGACTTGCGCGATGGAGGGAAGCAAACGGCTGAGTCGAATCATGCGAGTCTCATCGCCAATATTTCGAGACATCTCCAACAAATCGAACCTCCGAGGCGATGGAGCAGAGGAGGTGCGGCCCCTCCCGGCCATCCTCGCGGCGAGCACGGTGGGCATCTGCCTGTCCCACGCTCATGCACCACGTCGGAGCATCATCACTCGCCGGACCGGCGAGATGAGACCCATGAAACGCGGCAAGCCGGAGCAGGGAGGCCGCCCAAGTTGCCAGACACTGGGTCATTTTTCACACGGTGGTCACTGGGGACGCCATGGGGTACGTCGTCGCGCTCCAGGTGTTCGACGGAATGTGCCTGGGCGATGGCTCTAGTCCAGGTGGGAGCAAAAAATACACACATCTCTCATTTATTTTCCCaaaaagtggcgcgtgaaatacatGATTGACACTAGCTAGGAACTGTAGTTCTAATTGGACTCATTTATTACCTTTTCAGGTGTCCTCAGCTGACCAAACTCTGGTCGCAAAAGAGATGAGGATCAAGGTTTGCCACAGACTCTGCCTTCGATTAACCTTAAGAAGCAGGTTTGCACAAGCTCATACCACAATTGTGTTCCCTCACTTTACAATTCATATATGAAAAGGTGAAAAGGTGCATTAATAACCTTATACAAGTAGGTTCGTACAAGCTCATATGAATATATGATACACAAACACACCGACACACCCCAGATCACACCATTTCTTTCACTGGTGGAACAGGAAACGATTGCAGTTCCAACGTTTGGCCTGAACCAACACTGACAACACAACTGCCACCGCAAAGCCAACTTCGATACCGGATCCCACAAACACAAACAACACTATGGTTCCAACATTGTCTTGCGGAGACACTGATGAGTCGAGGGTTCTCGTACCTGAACTGTTGCACTGTTTGGAAAGTGGCCGCCCACACAGTTCTTCATTGCCTTCGAATGAGTTGTTGGCGAATGATGAGAACTGCGGCCCTTCTGGTATCATTCCGGTCAAATTGTTGCAGGAGAGATTCAGCACGGCGAGATATGTTAGGATGGTTAGCTCCCGTGGAATCACCCCTGAGAGCTTGTTCCAAGAGAAGTCCAGAGACTCAAGTTGAGCTAAGTCACCAAGCTTTGATGGGATTCCTCCAGTGAACGCATTATGTGACATGTTGAGGCTATGTAGAGCAATAAGCTTCCCTACTGAGTTTGGGATGGACCCATCAAAAGCGTTGTTTGAGAAATCGATCATCTTGAAAGTGGTCAGGATCTTGGTAAATGCCAGTTCATGCCCTTTAAATGTGAGAATTTCTTGGTAGTAGTAGTACTGATCCCCAGGAAAACTACTATCAGATGCCAAAGCATTACCCTCACCACTAGAGTTTGCCATCATTGTTTGTAGCATGTCAAACCATTTTGAACTCAAGCTCCCAGAGAAGTTATTTGAGGCCAAATCAATAATTTGCATTCCTGAGAATTTTTTTTCTTCCAGCA
Coding sequences within:
- the LOC123442863 gene encoding receptor-like protein 19 — protein: MVQLGVLQKMLLEEKKFSGMQIIDLASNNFSGSLSSKWFDMLQTMMANSSGEGNALASDSSFPGDQYYYYQEILTFKGHELAFTKILTTFKMIDFSNNAFDGSIPNSVGKLIALHSLNMSHNAFTGGIPSKLGDLAQLESLDFSWNKLSGVIPRELTILTYLAVLNLSCNNLTGMIPEGPQFSSFANNSFEGNEELCGRPLSKQCNSSGTRTLDSSVSPQDNVGTIVLFVFVGSGIEVGFAVAVVLSVLVQAKRWNCNRFLFHQ